Genomic window (Gadus morhua chromosome 3, gadMor3.0, whole genome shotgun sequence):
GCTGTCCCAGATACAGAAATAACTGGTGAATTAAGCACATGCAACTTTGAGAGGGTGTTCTACTTGTAAGAACCCCTGGCCCGTGAGGAAATGCAGTGTGACATTTCAAGATCATGAATGAATTACAATATGAGGACCATTTATAAATCTGTCCTTGCCTGGAGCTTCCTCTCCcgggtactctctctctccagctctccatctctcttactttccctctctccctctctgcatcccccacctctctctctctctctctctctctctctctctctctctctctctctctctctctctctctctctctctctctctctctctctgcatcccccacctctctctctctctctctctctctctctctctctctctctctctctctctctctctctctctctctctctctctctctctctctctctctctctctctctctctctctctctctctctctctctctctctctctctctctctctctctctctctctctctctctctctctctctctctctctctctctctctctctctctctctctctctctctctctctctctctctctctcgctctctctctcgctctgccggTCTATATTTAGTGGGTCTTAAGGACATGGCGCTAGCGGGGTTGTTGCTCTTCTGACAGCTAACACTAATAATTCAGCTGCTCTGCTCGATAGCATGGCAGCTCTTCCTGCAGAACCAGAATGACCAATCAAATTGTCTCATTTTTTCTCACTTCTTCAGTGAGAATTCAGTTTTGACAGTCTTAAATATTTCCATTTCTATTGATTAACTTTAAGAAAAGCTTCCCATTTTAAGATAAAACGTTTAACATGCAGCTTTGTATGTACATTACACGTTTAATTACTTCACACGCTTTATCCCAATATTGTTTTGTCATAACCATTATCTacacaaataataaaaataacaatgcaatattctctctatatatttctcgttctctctctctctctctctctctctctctctctctctctctctctctctctctctctctctctctctctctctctctctctctctctctctctctctctctctctctctctctctctctctctctctctctctctctctctctctctctctctctctctctctctctctctctctctctctctctctctctcgtctccctgTCGTCCGGGCGCCGGCCCAGGTTATGTAAAGACACCGCCTCCGTTATTTCCCCATGTATAAAACATAACCATCCACTCTAGGGTATAGCCGCCATGCAAACAGAAACGGATGCATGACCGCTCAAAACAAAAGACCGCTGATCCGCGCTCCTCATTCATTCATACGCACGGGCCACCACACACAACCTGGGTGGAAGAGTGTGGGCCAAGGGGTCAGCCAGGTGTGCACCCTAGTGCAGGTCCTACTACGGTACGAATGGAGGCGGCGCGCGTTTCAACGGTAGTAGGAGCTGCACTCTATAggcggggggggacggggctTTTCCCAGCGAACACACGGGATTAACAGACAGAACAATAACACGATCCACACACTGACATTGGCAGAGGAAGCAAAGAGGATTATAAAGTCTTATGGTTCATCTGGGCTCACGGGCTGTTTtcagcgagtgagagagagagagagagagagagagagagagagagagagagagagagagagagagagagagagagagagagagagagagagagagagagagagagagaaacagagagggggggctggagagagagagagttgggtggttggagagagacggacacacacacacacaacaacacacaatcacacacacacacacacacacacacacacacacacacacacacacacacacacacacacacacacacacacacacacacacaaacacacacacacacacacacacacacacacacacacacacacacacacacacacacacacacacacacacacacacacacacacacacacacacacacacatatccaacCGTGACTTTGACCTGCAGCTGTGatgcacacaaccacatactGCACATATGTCACGAGGGCATGTACACGTATTCGCGCGATGAAATTCCACCACTTGTGtgggaaaaaatagaaaagagaaagaaaaaaaaaaaagtaaagtagcGAAAGGCTATTTCTAAATAGGTCAGCGGGTGTCAGCCTTTCAGTGAAGCCGGCCAGCGGTTCAAGTGAATAACTTGAAGGCAAACGGGCTGAATGTGAGCGCGGGACTAATCTGACGGCGAGTTAtagtggatggatggaaggtgaACGTGCCGGCCCCCGCAGGCCCTGTAAACCCATTAGATGAATCAcgttacgcacacacaaacacactttaataGACCCTGAGTGCATGGTCACAACATTTACAGGAGAGAGCCGAGAGACCCGACCTGTGTGAACGCACACCACAGCCACAGAGGACGAGCTCAGCCGAGGAGCGCACTTGAGAAAGACGGTTTGACATTGTTCACCTTTTCTATGTTCTAACTATTTATAAATGTCACATATAAAATATGATGTGttatatatttctttctttgAGGCTTGATGTTGCTGCCGAGTTGCACCTGTGCCACACAAGATGTGGCTGGCCCCAAATGATAATCCTGCCTTTGGGGATATTTCATCATCACAGGCTATTCCTGACAAGCCTGCCCTATTTAAAGAACGCGCCTAGACATTTAGCTTCCGGAGAGATCCAAACACATGAGGTCCGCACACACatgagacccccccctcccccacacacacacgcgcacacacacacacacacacacacacacacacacacacacacacacacacacacacacacacacacacacacacacacacacacacacacgcgtgtccAGATATGAACGCCCAGTCCTGTCCTCCCACGCGTCCTGCAGGTCTCATCTTGGGGAGGGCGGGCGGGGTCCAGCGGGATGGTCGCCTGTACTCAATACTTACTTAACTTACGTAAGGAACTGCTATAAAACTCTAGACGCCCACCACACTGCGCCTGTGTTTCCATAGCATTTTATTGGTTCTTCCGTAATCCCCACTTGTGACGGTCAACACATTATCCCGTTGTGATAAAACAGACAAATCAAGCGCTCACCCCGACAGCTGCCTCTGGATATTGAGAGTCTTCTGGATCTCAATCATGAAAAcagatttttctattttttttttggtattcaCAAGAAACACATAACCGAGCACATTCAGACGTATACCGATGACACGTGAGGCAGAGCGAGCCACTCTGTTGTCTGTGGTCCCTTTATTCAGCGTGGAGGCACATGtggattcattatttattatagCGAGGACAAGTCCGGGCATCGGCTGGGTTTAATGACGACCAGCTGCCTCTGGTTAATGTGTTACATCACCGCCTCGTCAAAAAATCCTAGATTTTGGCAACACAGTCTCCTTCACTATCAAGTATAGGAGGAGAGGATAAAGGCAACCCATTGAACTCTGAATTACAACAACCATGAGGGAGTTAAAGTATCATTAAATGTTGtcaaaggtgctgtaggtatgaTTCATGAGATGTTATttattagatataatatatcatatgtaAGGAATGACATAGACATCCGTCAGCTATGTGCTGAGAGAATACCCGTTTTTGAGAGGATTGCACCTGCCCCTGTATGAGCCTATAGATTTCAGACAGCTACCGGCAGCTTTCTGCCCAtaagggcatctcttccctaaTTGGTCCAGGGGACTCAAATCCTGCTTGTCAATCACATGTAAACATGTGAAATGTGACAATGCTCAGTGCTCGGAGAAACGCTGTGTTTCTCTGCAACTCTGAAACCTTACCCATACAACACCTTTAAGTTGTATTTATACATCCTGTGATATTCATTATCGCATTTGTGAAACGCCTTAACGTCATCACGTTGACTTAACGAGGTATATGTCCGAGTGTGAGGCCGTTGTCGGCCACGTCCATGTTGTCCATCTTGTCCAAGGTGTCCGGCCCCGGGTCCGAGGAGGTCTGAGACACTTTGTTGCAAAACAAAGTCACGGTTGTATTCCCGCTGTCCTCGCTGCCCCTGGCGTTGACACGGTAGGAGACGTACAGCGAGCTGTCCTGCTTCACGGAGCCGGGCTGCTCGTTACTGGCCACCACCGTCTCCACGCCTGCGCCCGTCGTGCCCCAACACTCCGCCACGCGGCAGCCCAGGAGGCGCAGAAACGCGTCTCTGAAATCCGTGTTGAACGCGTAGATGATGGGGTTGAGCGAGGAGTTGCTCCAGCCGATCCACACGAACACGTCAAACGTCCTCTTGCTGACGCAGTAGGGGATGTGGTGCTGCGCGCGGAGCTCCTGCGTCTTGGGGCAGAACGGCAGCGCGCAGTTGAGCACGAAGAACGGCGTCCAGCAGCACACGAACACCCCCATGATGATGCTGAGCGTCTTCAGCACCTTGGTCTCCTTTCGAAGGGAGACCCTGAGCGCGCGCTGGTATGGAAACGGGTTTAGCTTCGGGGTTCTGTTGGAACAgctactcgtgtgtgtgttggagtgcgCGCTGACGGTGGAGAATGAGCGGGAAAAGTTTTCGGGCGCGTCGGAGCGGCAGCTCGTTGCGTGGTCCGCCGCGCGCTCCAGAGACGAGATCCTCCTAATCTGCATGTGGGCGATCCGGTAGATGCGGGTGTAGGTGATGATCATGACTGCCACGGGGATGTAGAAGCTGATGAGAGAAGATGAGATGGCGTAGGTGCGACTTAAGCTCGAGTCACACAGTTCGCCGCTGTCCCCGGTGTCCGTGACGTTTGCCGTGGCGCGAGCGTCCCCCGTCGGGTCGTTGACCTCCCCCCGATGCCAGTTCATCTGCACGGGCACAAAGGAGATGACTACAGACACGGTCCACGTCACGCCGATGATGACAAACGCCAGCTTGCGGTTCATGCTCCTCTCGTAGCGGAACGGGCTGGAGATGGCCCAGTAGCGGTCCACGCTTATGACGCACAGGTTGAGGATGGAGGCGGTGGAGCACATGATGTCGCAGGCCACCCAGGTGTTGCAGAAGGCGCCGAACGGCCACGAGCCCACCACCTCGGCCACCGCCTTCCAGGGCATCACCAGGGCGGCGACAAGAAGGTCCGACAGGGCGAGGGACACGATAAAGATGTTGGTCACTTTGGACTGCAGGTGCCGAAAGCGAAAGACCGCCACGCACACGGTGAGGTTCCCCAGGAAGGTCCAGACGATGAGGAGGGTGAGCACGCAGCCGATGACGGCTTGTCTGGCCAGCACGGCGCCCGTGCTCCCGGTCCATGTTGGGCCGGTGGCGTTGTTCATCGCATGCACGCTAGTACCACAAGGTCACGGCAAAAGGTTGAAAAATAAGATCTTGCCCATTCCCCCGGAATCCAAGTGGAAATTAAGTGCCAAGCGTCTCTTCTCTCCTTGGAGGACTGGTAGGCATGACCATCGGAACGGACCGGGCTGTGGGTGGGCGTCCTCCTTCTCCCGTGAAGTTAATCTGTGATTGCTGCTCTTGAGTGCACGGAGATTTCCTGCAGACCACGTGGACAGCGGTTTGCAATCACCCACCGCCTCGTAACAGCGAGTCCTCCTCTGACTGCACACAGACCCGGGCAGAGTGGACCAGCTGTGGCGGAGAGCAGGCGCTTTGAGGCGGGCTGCACAGACGCCACGTTACTGACCTACATTCACCAATAACATAAACCATCATAGGCCATTGACGACTGCAGACTCATTTGTAATTAGGATGACGGTTGGTCCGAATGATGACAGGCACTATTATTGTATAGACACAATTAATGAAGTAATACATTTATAATGTGAAAAATACATTATTCAATCGTTATTAATCgttattgtttgtttctgtggttattcaaaagcacaaacagaaaaaaaaaaaaaaaaagacaaaacataaAACGAGGCTGCATTTCATAATCGTGGTGTGAAAGTAACGCACATTTCTCATGAAtggtttatttctttattcagcAGCACCCCACTGAGGTCATATCGGGAGGTCATTCTTAACGTGACTTCATGAACCACCGTTTCCCTTCGGTACACCCGGTTCAGTCTGTAATGTCGGCGTGACACAACCAATCAGGGGTGCGCTGGTGATGCGCTCAAACATCCCCTGTGACGCCCAGAAGGCAGGTCTCCGTGGCCAAGGGCACGGGGTATAGAGGACACAGGCCGCCGTGGGCCGTTTGTCCAGCAACAGGTAATGCAGGCGCCCCTCCCGGTCCACACTGCGGCTGAGAACTCCGGTGGGGAAAGGGAGGCGTGGCGGGTTCTCTGATCAATCAGGATGCTCGTGTCGGCTGCGCAGCGGTGGATCCTATCCGGACATCGTCgatgtgtttgtttacgttcagAGTATATTCGATTACCAATGGTGGGTCGACCCAGCACCAGTATAGCATCAGTacatccttgtgtgtgtgtgtgtgtgtgtgtgtgtgtgtgtgtgtgtgtgtgtgtgtgtgtgtgtgtgtgtgtgtgtgtgtgtgtgtgtgtgtgtgtgtgtgtgtgtgtgtgtgtgtgagagagaaacataATTGATACTTAAATGATACTCGTTCATATAATTGGCGACACAAGATGTACTCTGTACGTTGAATCCGCC
Coding sequences:
- the LOC115541129 gene encoding D(1) dopamine receptor-like, which translates into the protein MNNATGPTWTGSTGAVLARQAVIGCVLTLLIVWTFLGNLTVCVAVFRFRHLQSKVTNIFIVSLALSDLLVAALVMPWKAVAEVVGSWPFGAFCNTWVACDIMCSTASILNLCVISVDRYWAISSPFRYERSMNRKLAFVIIGVTWTVSVVISFVPVQMNWHRGEVNDPTGDARATANVTDTGDSGELCDSSLSRTYAISSSLISFYIPVAVMIITYTRIYRIAHMQIRRISSLERAADHATSCRSDAPENFSRSFSTVSAHSNTHTSSCSNRTPKLNPFPYQRALRVSLRKETKVLKTLSIIMGVFVCCWTPFFVLNCALPFCPKTQELRAQHHIPYCVSKRTFDVFVWIGWSNSSLNPIIYAFNTDFRDAFLRLLGCRVAECWGTTGAGVETVVASNEQPGSVKQDSSLYVSYRVNARGSEDSGNTTVTLFCNKVSQTSSDPGPDTLDKMDNMDVADNGLTLGHIPR